The Saccharomyces paradoxus chromosome XV, complete sequence DNA window CACATGATTCAAAATGTTTCCAAAGGctttcttctatttcttcaaaatccaaattACCTACGAAGATTGAGCGCTTCTTGTCATGTGGAGCTGGGTGAGCAACTGAGTCAACTCTTAAGTGATGATCTTGGAAAACGACAGCATTCAAATTCGAGCAGATTTGTCTTACAGCAGACTTATTCTTATAGACGATGTAAGCGTTTACGGTGTCCCTTGACTTATGGAATTTTTGCTGCACAAATGCAACTTTTCTAGGAAGAGCTTCATCAAAGGAAATAGATCTGAACCTTATACTTTCAATGGCGAATGCGTTAATATCATTCTTCTTAGagctttcttcttccttttcatcatcagatgCCTCAGCTTTCGTTGTTGGATCCGTGCCAAAgagttttttgaattctttaTACACCTTTTTAGATGTAATGACAGTACTTAAGATGTTACCGATGAAAACAGTTCTTTCCGCCTTTTCTAATTCGTCTTCCTTAAAATCGGCTTTCTTTGCTGCAGATGTCAGTGGTGCTGAAGGTTCATCAGCCTTCGTTGTTACTATTGgtttatcatcatcatccttAGGCTCTTCATCTAGTAGCTTCGCATAATAGCGAGCTTCTAAGTCTTCATTCTCATCGTCCTTTTTAACTTTCTTGGCCTTTTTAACTTCGGGAAGCGCTACTTCTTCTGTTTGTTCATCTGAAACATCTGAATTGCTTGCTTCTAGCCCTTCTTGATCATCTTCGGCTgctctttctcttttcttcgaaTCAGGAAGGACAGTACGGGTTTTACTTTTGACTTCTAGTTTATTAATAGGGCCACAGGATGAACTAAATAGTTTATCCACTGCGgattctatttttttctcgtcAATTTTGCCAAAAAGATTATCAATTGCAGAGGacatttttcactttcaaatCACTAACGTATTATTCTGACGGACGATATATTTAATGGTTTATAATCAGATGCCTTAAACTATCTATCCACTGTCTACTATCTAACAATTTAAAACTTAGacaagcaaaaaaaaattgcgatgagcttgaaaaaatttcgaaGTTCGTTTCAAGTGATCAATATACAGTTGATAATAGGACCTTTAAACATTACACAACATATGTGGAGGTAATATAAGCTGTCTGTGACAGCAAATGCAGCAATTgagtagaaaaaaaagctttatGTCCTACTATAATATACATCATAAATAGGGACGTACACTTAGAATGACGAAAGAAGGCAATTTGAAAGCTTCCCATGGTAACAAGTTCCATTGTATGCTCTCCGTGTGCCCTTGCCCTATTCatttctcaaaagaaattaaacaaatataatagattataataataataccaataaacaaaaattttctttcctaaTACCTAGAcattatatataaaaaagatacaAGGATGACTGCGATTCTGTTATTAGGGAGCTTATTTCAATGGAACGAAACGGGAAGTAGTAGCACCGGCTCTACCATGTCTGACTGGGGTGTAAGTGATGGAGAATTCACCCAAATAGTGGCCCAACATTTCTGGTCTGATTTCAACTTGGTTGAAAGCCTTACCGTTGTAGATACCGACGACAGAACCGATCATTTCTGGAACAACAATCATGTTTCTCATGTGGGTTCTGACTGGAGCTggcttttcattttctggGGCAGCTAATTTAGCAGCTCTCAACTTTTTCATGAAACCGGCTGGCTTGGAAGTCATACCACGGgcaaatcttcttctaacTCTAGCTGGGGCCAACTTGACGAAATCTTCAGTGGACATTTCcaacaatttttccaaatcgACACCTCTGTAAGAGTGGGTCTTAAAAACTCTCTTCTTGGTATTAACAGCTTGAGACATGATCGGTCGTGATTATCTTGTTGTGTACTTCTAGTTCGTCTTATCCTATAATATAAAGAAGAGCACTAAtgaatgagaaaaaaacgaaatcgaagaacaaataaaaaagagacCGGTACCGTAATGTGAAACTCTGCACTAAAAGATTAAAAAGGAATAAATGGATTGCGGATAATATGGGCCAAGCAGTCGATTACGGTGCTGTCTCGCAGCCTCCCCAGCAAAGAGTTTCTCAGAGAGGCCACTCTGAGCGGAACGGAGTGGAAGGGACGCTCCGAAGAGAAACTATCATTGGTTCTGGGAGGACGCTCCCTCTAAGTTTCTAGGCCGCCCTGGGCGGAACTGCCGTTTAAATTAGTTTCCAGGACTGTACGCCCAGACACACTTATAGTTTTTACGCGCGGTGTACGGATTTAAAAAGGTTTTGTGCCCGCTCTGGGGGCGGTATCCCATGGGAGCCCCTATGAACACTAGGGGCTAGACTACGCCGGGACATATGCGGAGGACGCGCGAAATGTGAAACGTTTTGTATGAAACTCCAAGGTATTGATACCCGCTTGAAGTTTAGCTAACCTAGTAGCGGAGAGCCGTTATTATTCGaggtttttcaattattaCTTCTTGCAGTTACTACTTTCGCTTTattcttaaatttttcgTTAATATACTGATTTTTGACGTATTGGAAATTCATACACAACAACAGAACCaattatacaaaaaatgaagtaCTTAGCTGCTTACCTATTATTGAACGCTGCTGGTAACACCCCAGATGCCACCAAGATTAAGGCTATTTTGGAATCCGTCGGTATCGAAATCGAAGACGAAAAGGTCTCCTCTGTCTTGTCCGCTTTGGAAGGTAAGTCTGTTGACGAATTAGTTGCTGAAGGTAACGAAAAGTTGGCTGCTGTTCCTGCTGCTGGTCCAGCCTCTGCTGGTGGTGCTGCTGCTGCCTCTGGTGATGCTGctgctgaagaagaaaaggaagaagaagccGCTGAAGAATCAGATGACGACATGGGTTTCGGTTTATTCGATTAAGGTTGTGTAAATCTGTGCAAGCTCGTTATATCATATCTTGGAAGTCATAGAGGGAAAGGCGCAAAAACAAAgcctcttctttcttctacGGCGACCatgctctttttttctaatcCTTTTCAAGTTTAAATCCATGATTTAATATCTATTTATacatataaataattaaaGTAATGGTTTAATGCattgtttcaaaaaaaatatatatatataatctCTTGCATCCTGATTATCTAAATCAGATTTTTGTAC harbors:
- the RPS15 gene encoding 40S ribosomal protein uS19 (Protein component of the small (40S) ribosomal subunit~similar to YOL040C) — its product is MSQAVNTKKRVFKTHSYRGVDLEKLLEMSTEDFVKLAPARVRRRFARGMTSKPAGFMKKLRAAKLAAPENEKPAPVRTHMRNMIVVPEMIGSVVGIYNGKAFNQVEIRPEMLGHYLGEFSITYTPVRHGRAGATTSRFVPLK
- the RPP2A gene encoding ribosomal protein P2 alpha (Ribosomal protein P2 alpha~similar to YOL039W) — its product is MKYLAAYLLLNAAGNTPDATKIKAILESVGIEIEDEKVSSVLSALEGKSVDELVAEGNEKLAAVPAAGPASAGGAAAASGDAAAEEEKEEEAAEESDDDMGFGLFD
- the NOP12 gene encoding rRNA-processing protein NOP12 (Nucleolar protein involved in pre-25S rRNA processing~similar to YOL041C), producing MSSAIDNLFGKIDEKKIESAVDKLFSSSCGPINKLEVKSKTRTVLPDSKKRERAAEDDQEGLEASNSDVSDEQTEEVALPEVKKAKKVKKDDENEDLEARYYAKLLDEEPKDDDDKPIVTTKADEPSAPLTSAAKKADFKEDELEKAERTVFIGNILSTVITSKKVYKEFKKLFGTDPTTKAEASDDEKEEESSKKNDINAFAIESIRFRSISFDEALPRKVAFVQQKFHKSRDTVNAYIVYKNKSAVRQICSNLNAVVFQDHHLRVDSVAHPAPHDKKRSIFVGNLDFEEIEESLWKHFESCGDIEYVRIIRDSKTNMGKGFAYVQFKDLQSLNKALILNEKPMKSQKQEDEDSKKPTKKARKLRVSRCKNMKKGTAIGAGLDRNGLTDSQRTKAGRAKKILGKADRATLGQEITIEGLRAKKGEGSTHLKKKKQRSATGRVTKRSIAFKKAQAEKAKK